One window of Triticum dicoccoides isolate Atlit2015 ecotype Zavitan chromosome 5A, WEW_v2.0, whole genome shotgun sequence genomic DNA carries:
- the LOC119299967 gene encoding E3 ubiquitin-protein ligase WAV3-like, whose protein sequence is MGRGHATFTAECSHSFHLRCVHHQTACPLCFTPWRDVPGVAPAQELVFRDDEPLEPQPAAVAAEKTTAGGGVMSITTHCEYPAIAKYASRDGFAVLVHAKAPALALSAAKAARAPLDLVMVLDVSGSMGGRKLALLKQAVGFVVDKLGPHDRLSLVSFSCDARRLTRLTRMSDAGRAATERTVESLAAGGGTNIKEGLREAAKVIDGRRYRNAVTGVILLSDGQDNYTLSSRFYNHDVATDYSVLVPPSLIRTGDGSSPPIHTFGFGTDHDSAAMHTIAEATGGTFAFIENEAVIQDSFAQCIGGLLSVAVQEARVAVECVCPGVRVRSIKSGRYKSRVDADGRAAAVEVGELYADEERRFLLFLDVPTAGATDDVTSLMKVSCTYRDVATGQSVDVAGEEVAVKRPVEVPEAEPDVEVERERLRVQAAEDIAAARAAAERGEHAEASEMLSRRRMALRQSPLGASGDAGCAELAAELGELSERVGDRREYDLSGRASLLCGMSAHSQQRTSVIVGRARYATPAMRKMVDLSVKAREQQQQPQAQAQPSPPSRPTMPPPPPPPTTTAALAKNIVRRYHRFLRLR, encoded by the coding sequence ATGGGCCGCGGCCACGCCACCTTCACGGCCGAGTGCTCCCACAGCTTCCACCTCCGCTGCGTCCACCACCAGACCGCCTGCCCGCTCTGCTTCACGCCGTGGCGCGACGTGCCGGGCGTGGCGCCCGCCCAGGAGCTCGTCTTCCGCGACGACGAGCCGCTCGAGCCGCAGCCCGCAGCTGTCGCCGCGGAGAAGACGACTGCCGGCGGCGGAGTGATGTCCATCACGACGCACTGCGAATACCCCGCCATCGCCAAGTACGCCAGCCGCGACGGCTTCGCGGTGCTCGTGCACGCCAAGGCGCCCGCGCTGGCTCTTTCTGCGGCCAAGGCGGCGCGCGCGCCCCTGGATCTCGTCATGGTGCTCGACGTCAGCGGGAGCATGGGCGGCCGCAAGCTGGCGCTTCTTAAGCAGGCCGTGGGCTTCGTCGTCGACAAGCTCGGCCCCCACGACCGCCTCAGCCTCGTGTCCTTCTCGTGCGACGCCCGCCGCCTCACCCGCCTCACGCGCATGTCCGACGCCGGGAGGGCCGCGACCGAGCGCACCGTCGAGTCCCTGGCCGCGGGTGGCGGGACGAACATCAAGGAGGGCCTTCGCGAGGCCGCCAAGGTGATCGACGGCCGCCGCTACAGGAACGCCGTTACCGGCGTCATCCTGCTCTCCGACGGCCAAGACAACTACACGCTGTCTTCAAGGTTTTACAATCACGACGTGGCCACCGACTACAGCGTGCTCGTGCCACCTTCCCTGATCCGCACGGGGGACGGTTCCTCGCCGCCGATCCACACGTTCGGCTTTGGCACCGACCACGACTCGGCGGCGATGCACACCATCGCGGAGGCCACCGGCGGCACCTTCGCCTTCATCGAGAACGAGGCAGTCATCCAGGACTCGTTCGCGCAGTGCATCGGCGGGCTTCTCTCGGTCGCCGTGCAGGAGGCGCGCGTCGCCGTCGAGTGCGTCTGCCCCGGCGTTCGCGTCCGGTCCATCAAGTCGGGACGCTACAAGAGCCGCGTCGATGCTGACGGGCGCGCCGCCGCGGTGGAAGTCGGCGAGCTATACGCCGACGAGGAAAGGCGCTTCCTGCTGTTCCTCGACGTGCCCACGGCCGGTGCCACGGACGACGTGACATCTCTGATGAAGGTGAGCTGCACATACCGCGACGTGGCGACCGGGCAGTCGGTCGACGTGGCAGGCGAGGAGGTGGCGGTGAAAAGGCCGGTGGAGGTGCCGGAGGCAGAGCCGGACGTGGAGGTCGAGCGGGAGCGCCTCCGCGTGCAGGCCGCGGAGGACATCgccgcggcgcgggcggcggccgagCGCGGCGAGCACGCGGAGGCGTCGGAGATGCTCAGCCGCCGGCGCATGGCGCTGAGGCAGTCGCCGCTGGGCGCGAGCGGCGACGCCGGGTGCGCGGAGCTGGCGGCGGAGCTGGGCGAGCTGAGCGAGCGCGTGGGGGACCGGAGGGAGTACGACCTGTCGGGGCGCGCGTCGTTGCTGTGCGGCATGAGCGCGCACTCGCAGCAGCGCACGTCGGTCATAGTTGGGAGGGCGAGGTACGCGACCCCCGCCATGCGTAAGATGGTGGACTTGTCGGTGAAGGCccgggagcagcagcagcagccacagGCACAGGCACAGCCATCGCCGCCTTCAAGGCCgacgatgccgccgccgccgccgcctccgacgaCGACGGCGGCTCTCGCTAAGAACATCGTGAGAAGATACCACCGATTTCTACGTCTCAGGTGA